The genomic segment TCACCACCAAGAACTAACAAAACAAGTCCTATCACCACATAAAAAATACTCATAAATTTTATTTTTTACGAAGATACATTTTTATAGACTTTCGAAAAAAGAAATAATGAAAACGTATAAAATTGACCTTAAAATAATGAGATTTCCTTTGCTTTTGAATCCTTCATTTTTTTGCCCCTTTATTTACTTACAGTAAAATCTTAAAAACAAACTATAGATTTAAATTTAAAATATTTTTATAGGAATTGTTATTACACATTAAAACAAATATCGTCTATTTAGTTATAAATGTAATATTAATTTAATTAATAATTAAAAACCTGTTTGGTAGTGTTGTTTTAATCTACATATATTCACAAAACAATAAAAAAAATACCTCAAATTACTAATTTAAAAAACTCACAATTATGATCGTAGTCGCACTTAAAACCATCAAAGAAATTTCAGAAATTATTTTTACAATTATATTCTAATCAACCAACTTTAAGCAACTTTTTAAAAGAGTTGTTTATTTTTATTAAATTTGATTAGAATTCGACATAAGATGAAAAAGAAATTTTTTAAAATTCTTGCCAAAATTAATAAAGCCATACTACCTTCTTACACTAAGAAAGGATTAGATATTTCTAAAGCAACTAAATTTCAATTAGCAATAATTGGTTGGAAAGCTATCGTAACAAAGAATTCACTTAACTAAAAAACGTAATTATGAAAGACGAACATATTAAAATTTTTACAGGATCTTCTATCTTAATAAATAGATTAAGACAATTGTTAGAGGAAGAAAACATCTCATCAATAGTTAAAGACAATATTAATTCTAGCCAATTAGCAGGTTTTGGACCTCTAGGGAACTCTATTGAGTTACTTATATTAAATTCTGATTTAAAAAAAGCGCAACCAATTGTAGATGCTTATAAGGTAGAAATAAATTCATAAAAAAAGTGAATCTGCTTTCTAATTTCAAAAAACTCTACTATATTTGCACCCGCAAAAGGCCATGTGGCGCAACTGAATAGCGCACTTGATTACGGCTCAAGAGGTTGCAGGTTTGAATCCTGCCATGGTCACAAAAAACTCATCTAAAATTAGATGAGTTTTTTTTTACTTTTTATTTTGATAGCAACTCTTCATTCCTCCCTTCATAAAAAAACGTGATGGATATTTAAATTTAATTCTTGTTGTAACTAAGCATTTTCTAAAACCAAATTTAATAGATTAAAGTATCAACTTAATAAAAAGTCTCCTATCTCTAAATTACAGGTTCGTCATTTTTATTTAAATTAAAAAGACCCTAAGCAAATACTTAAGGTCTTTTTATCTAACCAAACTTAGTATATAAAACACTAACTACTACTATCTTTATATTTTTTTTTAACCCCATAAATAATTCCCAAAGCAATTAAAAACCCAGAAAAACCATCGATTGGTAAACCTGGTGGAGGTGGTGGTGGCATTGGTGGTGGCACAACCTGCGCAAACCCTGTAAAGGGAAGCACTAATAAGGTTATTATTAAAATATTTTTAAAGCTCATTTTATCTTATTCTCTCTTTTAAGACACATACGTAAAAAAAAGTCACATAGTTTTTTAAAATAAAAAAGAGGTTGTCTTAAAAGTAAATTTAGCTATCATTTTTAGCGAAGTTAAAAATATAAAACACTAAATTTCAATAAATAAAATTTCTACATTACAATCGAAATGACAAATTCTAATACTTTTAAGACAGCCTCATTCTACGTATTTTCGAAGTGCAACTCTGTGTTCTGAGATACTTTTATCGTAATTTTTTACAACCAACTCCAATATTTCTGGCTCTTTTTTACCAATATCTTTCTTCCCAGAATATTTAGAAACATACAAGTTAAATTGTTCTTTTTCTTTTTCAAAAATTAAAAAATGGGTTTCATTTAATTCTGTAAAACTGATTTCATTTCCAGAAAACGAACCACTTTCGTCTTTAAAAAAGTTAGAAAACTCGTAATAATCTAAAATATTATTCATTATTTATACCAATTCTGCAGATAAACCTAATTGCAATAACTTAGAACATCTAGGCTCTAAATCTTTATATTCTCCAGACTTTACAGTACATTTTCCTTTATAGTGCACTAAAGTTGCACATTGTTCTGCTTGTTCTAAAGTATGCTCACAAACGTTTATCAAAGAATCGATTACATGATCGAATGTATTAACATCATCGTTATGTAAAACGATTTCATGTTGAAATGTTTCTTGTTCTAAAACACTTACTTCTTCTTGATTTTTTTCTTTTGTACTCATATTGCAAAAATAAAAAAATTTATTTACTCTTTTATGTATTTTAACGCAACCCAATTATTGCGTTC from the Polaribacter cellanae genome contains:
- a CDS encoding ATP-dependent Clp protease adaptor ClpS yields the protein MSTKEKNQEEVSVLEQETFQHEIVLHNDDVNTFDHVIDSLINVCEHTLEQAEQCATLVHYKGKCTVKSGEYKDLEPRCSKLLQLGLSAELV
- a CDS encoding putative signal transducing protein, producing MKDEHIKIFTGSSILINRLRQLLEEENISSIVKDNINSSQLAGFGPLGNSIELLILNSDLKKAQPIVDAYKVEINS
- a CDS encoding SsrA-binding protein; the protein is MKKKFFKILAKINKAILPSYTKKGLDISKATKFQLAIIGWKAIVTKNSLN
- a CDS encoding PID-CTERM protein-sorting domain-containing protein, translated to MSFKNILIITLLVLPFTGFAQVVPPPMPPPPPPGLPIDGFSGFLIALGIIYGVKKKYKDSSS